In Paludibaculum fermentans, the genomic stretch GATCACTGGCACGGCTCCAGGTTCCCCAGATTCGGCAGGGACGCCCAGCGGTAAGGCCCGTTCGCCCGGCACTCGATCTTCTTACCGTTCAATCGGATCAGCTTCGCCGCCGGAGCCGTAATCCGCACCGCGCCTTCCAGCGTCCCTTCCATGAATAGATCCACCGTCGCCCCGTCCGCCGACCAGTCCACTTGAATGGGTGTAGTTTGTGACCGCTTCAGCAGCTCCGTCTCCGCGATCCCGGAGAGAAACAACTGCACCGGCTTCCCAAAGACCTGATGCAGCACGGAGAACCGCCCGGGCTCCACATGGATCCGGTCGTTCATCCCTGCCCCGTTCACCAGGAACTCGTTCGGCGCCGGGCTGGAAAACTGTAGGACATAGCCACCCTGGGTCATCGGCTCATAAAGCGCCGAGAACCGAGTCGACACCGCCTGCCTTCGCGCCATCAGAAACGGCACCGGCACCTGCAGGTCCGGTCCCAACCCGGTTCCGGCAATCACGATGCTCTCTGGAGACCCGATCATATGAACGACCGTGCCAAGCTGCTGCTGCCGGATGATCTCCGACCAGTCTGCATCTCCGCGGTTGGCGGCGGGATGGCTCAAATGCTGGTACCCGTTCAGTCGCGACAGCCCAATCGCCTGATCCCAGCGCAAATCTCCGAAGATCTGCCCATAGTTGTGGTACATCCAGTCGAAATGGTGCTGCTTTCCGTCAGCAGCCTTCACGTCGAACAGATCCAGTGTGTACCACGGCGTATGCACCAGCGTCCTTTCCAACTCCACGCCTGGATACGCATCACCCGCCGACACCCGGATCGCAGCCGCCGACGGCAACGCAATCCACTCCAACAGCTTGCCGGTCGCCGCCGCCTGCGGCTTCTCATCCACCGACACCGTGTTGTGCGCGATCGTCATCTTGTCCCAGGTGGCATGCGTCGGAGCCGCGTACGCCTGTGTCCCCGGATCGGCCGCCTGCTGGGCTCCATTCCAGTAACTGTTGATCGTCAGCTTGTCGAAATGCCCGTGACCGCCGCCGTGCGGGCCAAACTTGACGGCAATAACATGATCGTTCTCGCGCACCCGCAAGGTCGCCAAGCCCGCATCCGGCATCAGGTCGCTCACCGCCGCAACCGGCGCAACCTCCGGCAGCGCGTCCGCACCCCAAAGTACAGTTTCCAGGTCGGAACTTGCCTGCCGCGCCAGCGGAACATACCGGCTGTCGCCGAACATTCGATACCCGATGCTGTAGTGCTTGGCATAGGCCGCCAGCTTCACCAGCCCGGAGTCGTTGAAGTTCGGCAAGGTGCCATCCGGGAACACCGCCCGCAGCGGAGCATCCAGCATCTTCCGGAACGCCGCCGCCTCGGGCAACGCCAGCCCGGCCCGTTTCGCCATCTCGATGCTGAGCATCAGCGGCTCCACCGAAAAGAAGTGGTAGCCCCACGAGCCCTCGAACCACGGCCCGTCCGGAGTAATGCTCTCCCGCATCTGGAACTTGAAGCCGCCCGGCCCGTCCAGCGCCGCCCGCACCAGATCCTGATCCCCCACCGTCAACCCGATCGCCAGCAGCGCGCAGTTGTGCCAGCTCTGCCAGTTGCTCTTGCCCCGGTTGTTCCCGGTCAGAATCACCGCCGCATTCTTCAAAACTGAACGTTCGAACCCAATTCGCTCTTCCGCCGTCATCGTGTCCCGCACGAGGTCGTACCCGAACACGAGCGGCACCAGCCAGCTCGCCTCGGACAGCGTCTGCGACATCACTCGCGCGCCGGACTGCGTATTCAACTTGTTGTTGTTGTCATGAATCGGCAGCGTCGGATACAAAACCGTATAAGCGTTCACGATCCGCCGCGCCTTCGCCGCGAACTCCGCCCGCCCGGTAAGCACATATGCCAGCCCCAGATCCCGCACAGCGGCTGCATTGTCGCCATTCCGCTGCATGTAGACCACGTTGTCCACCGGCCAGCCGTGGTAGTCCTTCCCATCGACCGGGCATAGATTCTGCCCCCGAGTCTGCTTCAAGCGCGCACCATGCACCGGACAGACATAGGCGTGCGACCACCCCGCGCCTTCCGCCGGCAGGGCCCACTCCTTCAGCCCGTAGTTCTCGACATGCGCCGCCGGCCAGTTCTCCGCCCTTTGAATCAGCCGCTGCACCACCGGCTGGGCCGAGGCCTGCGCCTTGATGCGCGCCACGTCCGCCCGGTTCAGCAGAAACCGCGGCTCGGCCGCCGCCGGCAGCGTCATCAGAAACAGCAGGATCCAGGCCACGGGACTATCTTAATCCGCCCCAGCCAGCAGGCTACCCCCGGCACGTCTTATATTGGTCCCCATGAGACTCGCGTTGATAGTGTTGGTCGCCGCCTCAGCGTGGGCGCAAACGAGGTACGACATGCTTCTCAAAGGGGGTCGTGTCATCGACCCGAAAAACAACATCAATGCCCTCATGGACGTCGCCGTCAAGGATGGCCGCATCGCCGCCGTCGCCCCCAACCTCCCGGCCTCTGACGCCGCCAAGGTGCTCGACGTTTCGGGGCTGATCGTCACGCCCGGCCTGGTCGACATCCATGCCCACGTCTTCACCTCCACCGGCATCGCCGACGCCTGGGCCGGCGACAACAGCGTCCGGCCCGACGACTTCAGCTTCCGCACCGGAGTCACGGCCATGGCCGACGCGGGCAGCTCCGGCTGGCGCAACTTTGAGTTCTTCAAACTCACCGTCATCGACCGCGCCAAGACCAAGATCTTTGCCTTCATCAACATCGCCGGCCTGGGCATGATGACCAACATCGTCGAGCAGCACCCCGAGGACATGAAGCCCGAGGAGCTGGCCCGGCTCGCGAAGAAGTTCCCCGACGTCGTCGTCGGCGTCAAAACGGCTCACTGGGAATCGCCCGCCTGGACCGCTGTCGACAAAGCCCTCGAAGCTGGCCGCCTGATGAACAAACCCATCATGGTCGACTTCGGCTACTTCAAGCCCGAGCGCCCCTACTGGCAGCTCGTCACCCGGAAGCTGCGCCCTGGCGACATCTCCACTCATGCCTTCCGGGCCACCGTCCCGTGGATCGACGCCAACGGCAAGATCTTCGACTACTTCCAGCAGGCCCGCGCCCGCGGCGTCATCTTCGACACCGGCCATGGCGGCGGCAGCTTCGCCTGGCGCAATGCGGTTCCGGCAACCGCCCTGGGTTTCTATCCCGACACCATCTCCACTGACCTGCACACCGACAGCATGAACGGAGCCATGATGGACATGCCCACTACGATGTCCAAGTTCCTGGCCATGGGGATGCCGCTGAACGAGGTGATCCTGCGCTCCACCTGGCGTCCGGCCCAGGTCATCCATCACGAGGAAGAGGGTCACCTGACCGTCGGAGCCGAAGCGAACATCGCGGCCTTCGCCCTGAACGACGGAAAGTTCAATTTCATGGACTCCGACAAGGGCACCTTCCCCGGCAAGCAGCGCTTCCAGTGCGAACTCACCCTTCGAGCCGGCAAGGTCGTATGGGACTGGAACGCCCGCAGCGGAGTCGACTACCGCACTCTTGGCCCAGCCTATGGAGTGCGCGCCGGCGAGAGCATCGTCCTCCCGCCGCAGCATTAGGGAGAGTTAATTCGCTTCGGTAATCACGGCCGCCACGGGCCGTTCCCCTACCGGGATCATGGTGAAGAGCGGAGCCGATTTCGCCCGCCCCGGGGCAATCGCCCTCACTCCAGCCGGCCCGCCCCAATCAGCGCGGCCTTTATGGTCGCCAGCGGCAACAACAACACCAGCGGCGCCTCCGCCATCGGCACCGCCCCGTAACGGGCGTACCACGCGGCCACTCCTTCGTTTTTGGCGTCAATGAGAAGCGCTACCCCGCCGACCTCCGCAGCCGCCAGAACGCAACGCCGTCCCGCCGCCAATAGCAACTGGCCCCCCAAACCGATGTTCTGGAATCGGCGGTCCACCGCCAGCCGGCCCAATCGGAAACACGGGACGTCGTAGCGCGCCAATCCCCGGCGCACCACCTCCGGTGTCTGGGCATAGCGAACCGATGCGGGACTGACCGAGTAGAACCCCAGGATGGTCTTGTTGTCGCGATCGTCAATCGCCAGAAAGGTCTTGGCTCCGCTCAGTTCATGGCTCTTCCGGGCGTAGCGTTGCAGAAACTCGTCCAGCGCAGGCTCGCCGCACTGGAAACTGTCGCGATCGTGTCGCTTACCGATTGGCTCTTCGTGCCATGACGGAACCGTCATTTCCGGCGCGGCAGCGCCTTGGCCGCCGCCAGCAGCCTCTCGTTCGGCGCCG encodes the following:
- a CDS encoding heparinase II/III domain-containing protein codes for the protein MAWILLFLMTLPAAAEPRFLLNRADVARIKAQASAQPVVQRLIQRAENWPAAHVENYGLKEWALPAEGAGWSHAYVCPVHGARLKQTRGQNLCPVDGKDYHGWPVDNVVYMQRNGDNAAAVRDLGLAYVLTGRAEFAAKARRIVNAYTVLYPTLPIHDNNNKLNTQSGARVMSQTLSEASWLVPLVFGYDLVRDTMTAEERIGFERSVLKNAAVILTGNNRGKSNWQSWHNCALLAIGLTVGDQDLVRAALDGPGGFKFQMRESITPDGPWFEGSWGYHFFSVEPLMLSIEMAKRAGLALPEAAAFRKMLDAPLRAVFPDGTLPNFNDSGLVKLAAYAKHYSIGYRMFGDSRYVPLARQASSDLETVLWGADALPEVAPVAAVSDLMPDAGLATLRVRENDHVIAVKFGPHGGGHGHFDKLTINSYWNGAQQAADPGTQAYAAPTHATWDKMTIAHNTVSVDEKPQAAATGKLLEWIALPSAAAIRVSAGDAYPGVELERTLVHTPWYTLDLFDVKAADGKQHHFDWMYHNYGQIFGDLRWDQAIGLSRLNGYQHLSHPAANRGDADWSEIIRQQQLGTVVHMIGSPESIVIAGTGLGPDLQVPVPFLMARRQAVSTRFSALYEPMTQGGYVLQFSSPAPNEFLVNGAGMNDRIHVEPGRFSVLHQVFGKPVQLFLSGIAETELLKRSQTTPIQVDWSADGATVDLFMEGTLEGAVRITAPAAKLIRLNGKKIECRANGPYRWASLPNLGNLEPCQ
- a CDS encoding amidohydrolase/deacetylase family metallohydrolase, whose protein sequence is MLLKGGRVIDPKNNINALMDVAVKDGRIAAVAPNLPASDAAKVLDVSGLIVTPGLVDIHAHVFTSTGIADAWAGDNSVRPDDFSFRTGVTAMADAGSSGWRNFEFFKLTVIDRAKTKIFAFINIAGLGMMTNIVEQHPEDMKPEELARLAKKFPDVVVGVKTAHWESPAWTAVDKALEAGRLMNKPIMVDFGYFKPERPYWQLVTRKLRPGDISTHAFRATVPWIDANGKIFDYFQQARARGVIFDTGHGGGSFAWRNAVPATALGFYPDTISTDLHTDSMNGAMMDMPTTMSKFLAMGMPLNEVILRSTWRPAQVIHHEEEGHLTVGAEANIAAFALNDGKFNFMDSDKGTFPGKQRFQCELTLRAGKVVWDWNARSGVDYRTLGPAYGVRAGESIVLPPQH
- a CDS encoding GNAT family N-acetyltransferase, which gives rise to MTVPSWHEEPIGKRHDRDSFQCGEPALDEFLQRYARKSHELSGAKTFLAIDDRDNKTILGFYSVSPASVRYAQTPEVVRRGLARYDVPCFRLGRLAVDRRFQNIGLGGQLLLAAGRRCVLAAAEVGGVALLIDAKNEGVAAWYARYGAVPMAEAPLVLLLPLATIKAALIGAGRLE